The following proteins are encoded in a genomic region of Nicotiana sylvestris chromosome 4, ASM39365v2, whole genome shotgun sequence:
- the LOC104248841 gene encoding uncharacterized protein, producing the protein MDVLAFFDIEMEENAAVQDDVVCELGDDDFQFPFPIPSKIYRKSNSDHEPASMDLIGGIKCMPSKIYRKLNSDPEPASMDLIAEIKRILDCQKVLKEDFQMLGGGVRHQGMYGGCELDGYHGSEGRDKSAKARGINDSNHFENNGKMNEDPNVYFTAKDPMEDFYIDVPESQIVKYTNPAVVEPTSECFIRHLDQSISHRY; encoded by the exons ATGGATGTGCTTGCTTTTTTTGATATTGAAATGGAAGAGAATGCAGCAGTTCAGGATGATGTTGTATGTGAACTTGGCGACGATGACTTCCAATTTCCTTTTCCTATTCCATCTAAGATATACAGGAAATCAAATTCAGATCATGAGCCTGCTAGTATGGACTTGATAGGtgggatcaaatgtatgccatCTAAGATATACAGAAAATTAAATTCTGATCCCGAACCTGCTAGTATGGATTTGATAGCTGAGATCAAACGTATATTAGACTGTCAGAAGGTTTTGAAGGAAGATTTTCAAATG CTTGGGGGAGGAGTTCGCCACCAAGGCATGTATGGTGGTTGTGAATTAGATGGTTACCATGGCAGCGAAGGTCGTGATAAAAGCGCAAAGGCTCGTGGCATCAATGATAGTAATCACTTTGAAAACAATGGGAAAATGAATGAAGATCCCAATGTGTATTTTACCG CCAAAGATCCCATGGAGGATTTTTATATTGACGTCCCAGAGTCACAAATTGTGAAATATACAAATCCGGCGGTAGTGGAACCTACATCTGAATGTTTTATAAGACATCTGGACCAGTCAATAAGTCATCGTTATTGA
- the LOC104248840 gene encoding uncharacterized protein, producing the protein MTVILSNEHLFTVIDDGRRFAVCMRKRQCSCRRFQMDMIPCEHALAIVTKYDMDEYQYCSGYCTKDYMLKTYEVPVYPIPDESQWEISGDVLGDAVKPQKVRVKPGRPKKIRLKGAGEFQGKRCKITCSLCGQQGHNKKSCRNPPKNV; encoded by the exons ATGACG GTTATACTATCAAATGAACACTTGTTCACAGTCATTGATGATGGTAGGCGATTTGCGGTGTGCATGCGGAAAAGACAATGTAGTTGCAGAAGGTTCCAAATGGATATGATACCATGTGAGCATGCATTGGCAATTGTGACTAAATACGACATGGATGAATACCAATATTGCTCGGGATACTGTACCAAGGATTACATGTTAAAGACCTATGAGGTTCCGGTTTATCCAATTCCTGATGAAAGTCAATGGGAAATTTCTGGAGATGTCTTAGGGGATGCCGTTAAACCACAAAAAGTAAGAGTTAAACCTGGAAGGCCAAAGAAGATTAGACTGAAAGGTGCCGGTGAATTTCAGGGAAAAAGATGTAAAATTACATGTAGTTTGTGTGGGCAGCAAGGTCACAATAAGAAATCCTGCAGGAATCCTCCAAAGAATGTTTAG